From the genome of Malus sylvestris chromosome 6, drMalSylv7.2, whole genome shotgun sequence, one region includes:
- the LOC126626895 gene encoding probable WRKY transcription factor 75 — translation MDHNNQIFFLGSSASSSASPVFSSSQSSFPLCLGDRNAGMMKSGRKEGDKVNKKQKYAFQTRSQVDILDDGYRWRKYGQKVVKNNKFPRSYYKCTHQGCMVKKQIQRLSKDEGIVVTTYDGIHTHRIDEYSAENLEQIIRHMQASTVPNN, via the exons ATGGATCACAACAACCAAATATTCTTCCTTGGTTCATCAGCATCCTCATCAGCTTCTCCTGTTTTTTCATCGAGTCAGTCAAGTTTTCCACTTTGTCTCGGTGACAGAAATGCAGGCATGATGAAGTCAGGAAGAAAAGAAGGTGATAAGGTGAACAAGAAGCAGAAATATGCATTTCAAACAAGGAGCCAGGTTGACATACTTGACGACGGGTACCGGTGGCGAAAATACGGGCAAAAAGTTGTTAAGAACAATAAGTTTCCTAG AAGTTACTATAAGTGTACGCATCAAGGGTGCATGGTGAAGAAACAAATCCAACGCCTTTCGAAGGACGAAGGGATTGTGGTAACGACATACGATGGAATCCATACGCATCGGATTGATGAGTATTCTGCCGAAAATCTTGAGCAGATAATTAGGCATATGCAAGCATCTACTGTGCCTAATAATTAA